The DNA region CACTTGACTTCCACTCTGATTCGACGTCGGCTTATGATAAGTGGGGGACTGTGGTTCTGTCATATAATCCAATGTTGTTTGAGCATACGATAGCGCATCCTCGATCAGTTGTTGGTTCAAGGCATTCACGCTTTGAACCTCTTGTATCACCCGTTGTAACTGATCACCCACAGAGAAAAGCGCCTCGCTTCCTTCAATGCTCCGCCTGCTTTTTGCACATGATAACAGTTCTACGAGCATAGTCAACGTGGTCTCTTCTGCGCGTCGGCTGATACCGTTAGTCCGTAGCAACTGATCCACTGCCTGTACCCGTTGCGCTTCTATGGCACTGATCCGTTTGATCACATCCGACTCCTCTTTTTGGATATGTTGGAGCTGCTCTACATCTGCTTCGACCAGCTTTAACCGCTTTTGATTCGCCAGTTTTAATAAATCTTGATGGGCCTCTAGTAGTTGTTGTAGGACTTGTTGCACATGATGTAGCACGGTCTATCTCCCCCTATTACTGATCATTTTCAACCCATCACGATTCGTTTCCATACCAAAAGTCATAGAGTTTGTCTGCAACCTTACGGCTATTGACTTCATATTCGCCCATCTTGATTTGCGCTTTGAGCTGATCAATTTTCTCTTGTCTGGTGCCGTCCGTCTGTTGCTTCTCCTCAAGCATTGCTTTCGCTTGGTCTGAAATTCGAACCTCGTCCTGCCGCTGGTGCCCTTCTTTTTTCTGGGTGAGCTGTTGGTTTTGCTTGTAGACATTCATCACTGTCGGTATAGCTTTATTGATTTTCATAGCCTACACCTCGCTTCCTTTGACTCTTCTATATCCTGTTTGTTTAATATCTGTTCGTGACGTATCACTTTGTTTGTGTTCTGTGCGATTTATTTTTTCAATGTCCTGATTTAACTGTTGATGACAATTTTGGCATAACGTACCCGCTCTCGTTAACGCTCCACAAGACTCACAGGGATAACCCATATTGGGGAGATTCTCGAGTGTAATCCTCTTTTGGCGTATAAATTTAGAGATTTTGTTAATGGTCACGCCTGTATCTTCACTGCATTCATATATGGTTGCTTTACGGTTTTTACGACTTCTTAAATATTCAGCTACAAGACGATACTCTTGATCTTCTATTTTTATGCAATTTCGACATAAATCCTGTACCCCTTTAACGAAAAGCTTATTACATTGGGGACAGTTGGCTAGTTCATTGACTCCCATAGCAATCTCCTCCGAAAGTGGGGTGATAAGTTTTTTTTATTCCATTAGCGTGCCATCGTCAGGCTGATGACGCTTTTGGCACCTGCACTTCTGAGTGCATAGGCTGCGGCGTATATCGTTGCACCTGTTGTGTATATATCATCAATCAGGCATACCCGCTTATTATGTATATCGGCATTCCGCACCGGATTGTTAATAAATTTATCCCATAATTCTTTTAATCGTGCTTGTCT from Caldalkalibacillus salinus includes:
- a CDS encoding flagellar export chaperone FlgN: MLHHVQQVLQQLLEAHQDLLKLANQKRLKLVEADVEQLQHIQKEESDVIKRISAIEAQRVQAVDQLLRTNGISRRAEETTLTMLVELLSCAKSRRSIEGSEALFSVGDQLQRVIQEVQSVNALNQQLIEDALSYAQTTLDYMTEPQSPTYHKPTSNQSGSQVQVASSPTQSFFDTKA
- the flgM gene encoding flagellar biosynthesis anti-sigma factor FlgM, which codes for MKINKAIPTVMNVYKQNQQLTQKKEGHQRQDEVRISDQAKAMLEEKQQTDGTRQEKIDQLKAQIKMGEYEVNSRKVADKLYDFWYGNES
- a CDS encoding TIGR03826 family flagellar region protein, whose product is MGVNELANCPQCNKLFVKGVQDLCRNCIKIEDQEYRLVAEYLRSRKNRKATIYECSEDTGVTINKISKFIRQKRITLENLPNMGYPCESCGALTRAGTLCQNCHQQLNQDIEKINRTEHKQSDTSRTDIKQTGYRRVKGSEV